One Vicugna pacos chromosome 29, VicPac4, whole genome shotgun sequence DNA window includes the following coding sequences:
- the LOC140685356 gene encoding carbonic anhydrase 2-like produces MSHHWGYGKHNGPEHWHKDFPNANGDRQSPVDLDTKAVAYDPSLKPLSVRYDQATSRRIVNNGHSFNVEFDDSQDKAVLEGGPLTGTYRLAQFHFHWGSSDGQGSEHSVDKKKYTAELHFVHWNTKYGDFGKAVQQPDGLAVLGIFLKIGDAKPGLQKVVDALAAIKTKGQSADFTNFDPRGLLPQNLASYWTYPGSLTTPPLQECVIWIVLKEPIAVSSEQMAKFRTLSFSAGGEPEDPMVDNWRPTQPLKGRQVRASFQ; encoded by the exons ATGTCCCATCACTGGGGATACGGCAAGCACAACG GGCCTGAGCACTGGCATAAGGACTTCCCCAATGCCAACGGAGACCGCCAGTCCCCTGTGGACTTGGACACCAAGGCCGTCGCTTATGACCCGTCTCTGAAGCCCCTGTCTGTTCGCTATGATCAAGCGACTTCTCGGAGAATTGTCAACAACGGTCACTCTTTCAATGTGGAGTTTGATGACTCCCAGGACAAAGCAg ttctggaAGGAGGACCGCTCACTGGCACTTATAGATTGGCTCAATTTCACTTCCACTGGGGTTCGTCTGATGGACAAGGTTCTGAGCACTCCGTggataaaaagaaatacactgcAGAG CTTCACTTTGTTCACTGGAACACCAAATATGGGGATTTTGGAAAAGCTGTACAACAACCTGATGGACTGGCTGTTTTGGGTATTTTTTTGAAG ATTGGCGATGCTAAACCAGGCCTCCAGAAAGTCGTCGATGCGCTGGCTGCCATTAAAACAAAG GGTCAGAGTGCTGACTTCACTAACTTTGATCCTCGTGGCCTCCTTCCTCAAAACCTGGCCTCTTACTGGACCTACCCGGGCTCACTGACCACCCCACCTCTCCAGGAATGCGTGATCTGGATTGTGCTCAAAGAACCCATCGCCGTTAGCAGTGAGCAG ATGGCGAAATTCCGTACCCTTAGCTTCAGCGCGGGGGGCGAACCCGAGGACCCGATGGTGGACAACTGGCGCCCGACTCAGCCACTGAAAGGCAGACAAGTCAGAGCATCCTTCCAGTAG